The following proteins come from a genomic window of Micromonospora echinofusca:
- the ddaH gene encoding dimethylargininase, which produces MDATSQRFLMCRPTYFAVDYAINPWMDPTAPVDADLAVRQWEQLRQTYRDLGHTVEEIAPVPGLPDMVFAANGGTVIDGKAMAVQFRDPQRADEAPAYRAWFEAAGFEMYDPKHVNEGEGDILLAGDVLLAGTGFRTAHASHAQLQEVFGYPVVTMQLVDPRFYHLDTALTVLDERTVAYLPEAFSPGSQAVLRRLFPDAVHATLADAEVFGLNAVSDGRHVVLPAQATGLAAKLRDRGYETIGVDLSELRKAGGGPKCCTLRLRQGKASQ; this is translated from the coding sequence ATGGACGCCACCAGCCAGCGCTTCCTGATGTGCCGGCCGACGTACTTCGCCGTCGACTACGCCATCAACCCGTGGATGGACCCGACCGCGCCGGTCGACGCCGACCTCGCCGTGCGGCAGTGGGAGCAGCTGCGGCAGACGTACCGGGACCTGGGCCACACCGTCGAGGAGATCGCTCCGGTGCCCGGCCTGCCCGACATGGTCTTCGCCGCCAACGGCGGCACCGTGATCGACGGCAAGGCGATGGCCGTGCAGTTCCGCGACCCGCAGCGCGCCGACGAGGCCCCCGCCTACCGCGCCTGGTTCGAGGCCGCCGGCTTCGAGATGTACGACCCGAAGCACGTCAACGAGGGCGAGGGCGACATCCTGCTGGCCGGCGACGTCCTGCTGGCCGGCACCGGCTTCCGCACCGCGCACGCCTCGCACGCGCAGCTCCAGGAGGTCTTCGGCTACCCGGTGGTGACCATGCAGCTGGTCGACCCCCGCTTCTACCACCTGGACACCGCGCTCACCGTGCTCGACGAGCGGACGGTGGCGTACCTGCCGGAGGCGTTCTCGCCCGGCAGCCAGGCCGTGCTGCGCCGGCTCTTCCCCGACGCGGTGCACGCCACCCTGGCCGACGCCGAGGTCTTCGGGTTGAACGCGGTCAGCGACGGTCGGCACGTGGTGCTGCCGGCGCAGGCCACCGGCCTGGCCGCGAAGCTGCGCGACCGGGGCTACGAGACGATCGGTGTCGACCTCTCCGAGCTGCGCAAGGCCGGCGGCGGACCGAAGTGCTGCACGTTGCGACTCCGTCAGGGAAAGGCGAGCCAGTGA
- a CDS encoding SCO7613 C-terminal domain-containing membrane protein, translated as MQNTGYPCPACGASADLGSGCSGCGRPPYPAAAEVVRLDREIVALGGEVERARAAYQGLVDRLGATRQRRAALAAAIRAEFPVPRPAAPATTVPVRPAPGAPVRPAPGVTPPADTPAPAWPGRGPVAPVPVGIGGAETSTRTVQSLLFVLGGLLLGTAAVVFTAVAWAAVGVAGRALILFAFTALALAVPLVAARRGLRGTAETFAAVGLLLVLLDGYAAWSVDLVGVADWPGTRYAALVGGASAAVAAGYARLSGLTVPWFAALLTAQPVLPLLAADARPDAAGWTLVFLGVALLDLAVLVALRRRSGPAPAAPTVAGSPARPAGERPAVLAGRVLAWVGHAGALLVAACCALVPLTVGRAAGVPLLAGAPLLLVALTLLGTALLTGGAVFRAVAAALLVPVLAGAVVRPLAELGLSPLLTALVVVVLAGAVRLLPAGWRTGPRAGALLVAGVTAQLAVLLAVALAGTTAGRSLPPWQGADAGPDLGRGWQLPVVIALAVAALALLLPRPARPALAAIGGAAVALAVPAGWPSPWPAVVALDLAAAVGLLAVAVGRPGVRSWTVLAAGGAGTVLLGHALVVGFAAPAGAGAALAVVLVAGTAVAAAGRRGTPAQRRMAGTALAVVPLAVPAGAVVALLAAGAPAWWQARAALAAVALLPVGLFAVRRHWPDLGAYACVGVAVALPAVGLAPVVVPTDEPVTLYAAVAVLLATLGGAARADVALRVAGVGLLVVSVVTAVPVTLTALVAPYGDVPPWSGAPTVRADPDALPVGLALAALAVAGVLAGRFVRPDATAPLVRPDATVQEAVPSAGAAWWRAGLVAVPFAAAALPVLLVAAGVPWPVLPVVTLLGGVALALAAALAAPRPLLAPVGVPVGLVLAASGLLGLLATRAGTVAGLGVLVVAATVVAVAARRDDARLSGALVAVAAATGLAVVAPLAGGLPVRTAAFSVLAVAVLTLAAAAAVPARRGRPVAVALDAAAQAVALVALLLAVGSLRHAAAVCVLWGAAVALRVLRRGESSGRRWVFAGIAGGSELLGGWLLLAAGDVALLEAYTVPAAALALAAGVVALRTRPGLTSWLALGPGLAAALLPSLVSVLVAPDPQPWRRLLLGVAALGAVLAGATRRWKAPVLLGGVTLALLALHELVRGWDLLPRWIFLAVGGLALIGLATTYERRRRDLARLRAALGRMG; from the coding sequence GTGCAGAACACCGGCTATCCCTGCCCCGCCTGCGGCGCGTCGGCCGATCTCGGCTCCGGCTGCTCCGGTTGCGGCCGACCGCCGTACCCGGCCGCCGCCGAGGTGGTCCGGCTCGACCGGGAGATCGTCGCGCTCGGCGGCGAGGTCGAGCGGGCCCGCGCGGCGTACCAGGGGCTCGTCGACCGGCTGGGCGCGACCCGGCAGCGCCGCGCGGCACTGGCCGCCGCGATCCGCGCGGAGTTCCCCGTGCCGCGCCCGGCGGCTCCCGCGACCACGGTGCCGGTACGCCCCGCGCCGGGCGCGCCGGTACGCCCCGCGCCGGGCGTGACCCCGCCGGCCGACACCCCGGCGCCGGCCTGGCCCGGCCGGGGGCCGGTCGCCCCGGTGCCCGTCGGCATCGGCGGGGCGGAGACCTCCACCCGTACGGTGCAGAGCCTGCTCTTCGTCCTCGGTGGGCTGCTGCTGGGCACCGCCGCGGTGGTCTTCACGGCGGTCGCCTGGGCGGCGGTCGGGGTCGCCGGCCGGGCCCTGATCCTGTTCGCGTTCACCGCGCTCGCCCTGGCCGTGCCCCTGGTGGCGGCACGGCGCGGGCTGCGCGGCACCGCGGAGACCTTCGCGGCCGTCGGCCTGCTGCTGGTGCTCCTCGACGGGTACGCCGCCTGGTCGGTGGACCTGGTCGGCGTGGCGGACTGGCCCGGCACCCGGTACGCCGCGCTGGTCGGGGGGGCCAGCGCGGCGGTCGCGGCCGGGTACGCCCGGCTGAGCGGGCTGACCGTGCCGTGGTTCGCGGCCCTGCTGACCGCGCAGCCGGTGCTGCCCCTGCTCGCTGCCGACGCCCGGCCGGACGCCGCCGGCTGGACGCTGGTCTTCCTGGGGGTGGCGCTGCTCGACCTGGCGGTGCTGGTCGCGCTGCGCCGCCGGAGCGGCCCGGCGCCCGCCGCCCCGACTGTCGCCGGCAGCCCGGCCCGTCCGGCGGGCGAACGGCCGGCGGTCCTCGCCGGGCGTGTCCTCGCCTGGGTGGGGCACGCCGGCGCGCTGCTCGTGGCCGCCTGCTGCGCGCTCGTGCCGTTGACCGTCGGCCGGGCCGCCGGCGTCCCGCTGCTGGCCGGGGCGCCCCTGCTGCTGGTGGCGCTGACGCTGCTCGGCACCGCGCTGCTCACCGGCGGGGCGGTGTTCCGCGCCGTGGCCGCCGCGCTGCTGGTGCCGGTGCTGGCCGGCGCGGTGGTCCGCCCGCTCGCGGAGCTGGGCCTGTCGCCGCTGCTCACGGCGCTGGTCGTGGTGGTCCTGGCCGGCGCGGTGCGGCTGCTGCCCGCCGGGTGGCGGACCGGCCCCCGCGCCGGCGCGCTGCTGGTGGCCGGCGTGACGGCCCAGCTCGCCGTGCTGCTGGCCGTCGCGCTCGCCGGCACCACCGCGGGCCGGTCGCTGCCGCCGTGGCAGGGGGCCGACGCCGGGCCCGACCTCGGCCGGGGATGGCAACTCCCGGTGGTGATCGCGCTGGCCGTGGCCGCCCTGGCGCTGTTGCTGCCGAGGCCCGCCCGGCCGGCGCTGGCCGCGATCGGCGGGGCGGCCGTCGCGCTGGCGGTGCCCGCCGGCTGGCCGTCGCCCTGGCCCGCCGTGGTGGCCCTGGACCTGGCGGCGGCGGTGGGCCTGCTCGCCGTCGCCGTGGGCCGTCCGGGCGTCCGGTCCTGGACGGTCCTGGCGGCGGGGGGCGCCGGGACCGTCCTGCTCGGGCACGCACTGGTCGTGGGGTTCGCCGCGCCCGCGGGGGCGGGGGCGGCGCTCGCGGTGGTGCTGGTCGCGGGGACGGCCGTGGCCGCCGCCGGCCGGCGCGGCACGCCCGCGCAGCGCCGGATGGCCGGCACGGCGCTGGCCGTCGTGCCGCTCGCGGTGCCGGCCGGCGCGGTCGTCGCCCTGCTCGCCGCCGGCGCGCCGGCCTGGTGGCAGGCGCGGGCGGCGCTGGCCGCCGTCGCGCTGCTGCCCGTCGGGCTGTTCGCGGTCCGCCGGCACTGGCCCGACCTGGGGGCGTACGCCTGCGTCGGGGTCGCCGTGGCCCTCCCGGCGGTCGGGTTGGCGCCGGTGGTCGTACCGACCGACGAACCCGTGACGCTCTACGCCGCCGTGGCGGTGCTGCTGGCGACGCTGGGCGGTGCGGCGCGCGCCGACGTCGCCCTGCGGGTGGCCGGCGTCGGGCTGCTCGTGGTCTCGGTCGTCACCGCCGTACCCGTGACGTTGACGGCACTCGTCGCCCCGTACGGCGACGTGCCGCCCTGGTCCGGTGCGCCCACGGTCCGCGCCGATCCGGACGCGCTCCCGGTGGGGCTGGCGCTGGCCGCCCTGGCGGTGGCCGGGGTGCTGGCCGGCCGGTTCGTGCGACCCGATGCCACCGCCCCGCTCGTCCGGCCCGATGCCACCGTCCAGGAGGCGGTCCCGTCTGCGGGCGCCGCCTGGTGGCGGGCCGGGCTGGTCGCGGTGCCGTTCGCCGCGGCGGCGCTGCCCGTGCTGCTGGTGGCCGCCGGCGTGCCGTGGCCGGTGCTGCCGGTCGTCACGCTGCTCGGCGGGGTCGCCCTGGCCCTGGCCGCCGCGCTGGCCGCGCCGCGCCCGCTGCTCGCCCCGGTCGGGGTGCCGGTGGGGCTGGTGCTGGCGGCGTCCGGGCTGCTCGGGCTGCTCGCGACCCGGGCGGGCACGGTCGCCGGCCTGGGCGTGCTCGTGGTCGCGGCGACGGTGGTCGCCGTGGCCGCCCGCCGCGACGACGCCCGGTTGTCCGGGGCCCTGGTCGCGGTGGCCGCCGCGACGGGCCTGGCGGTCGTCGCGCCGCTGGCCGGCGGGCTGCCCGTACGGACGGCCGCCTTCAGCGTGCTCGCCGTCGCGGTGCTCACGCTGGCCGCCGCGGCTGCCGTACCGGCCCGCCGGGGGCGTCCCGTGGCGGTGGCGCTGGACGCGGCGGCCCAGGCGGTGGCGCTGGTCGCGCTGCTGCTCGCGGTGGGCTCGCTGCGCCACGCCGCGGCGGTGTGCGTGCTGTGGGGCGCCGCCGTCGCGCTGCGGGTGCTGCGCCGGGGCGAGTCGTCGGGCCGACGGTGGGTCTTCGCGGGCATCGCCGGCGGCAGCGAGCTGCTCGGCGGCTGGCTGCTGCTGGCCGCCGGGGACGTGGCGCTGCTGGAGGCCTACACGGTGCCGGCGGCGGCGCTGGCCCTCGCGGCGGGCGTGGTGGCGCTGCGTACCCGGCCCGGGCTGACCAGTTGGCTGGCGCTGGGCCCCGGGCTGGCGGCCGCCCTGCTGCCGAGCCTGGTGTCGGTGCTGGTGGCCCCGGACCCCCAGCCGTGGCGGCGGCTGCTGCTGGGCGTCGCCGCGCTCGGCGCGGTGCTGGCCGGGGCGACCCGCCGCTGGAAGGCACCGGTGCTGCTGGGCGGCGTGACCCTGGCGCTGCTCGCGCTGCACGAGCTGGTCCGTGGCTGGGACCTGCTGCCCCGGTGGATCTTCCTGGCCGTCGGCGGGCTCGCGCTGATCGGGCTCGCCACCACCTACGAGCGGCGCCGCCGCGACCTGGCCCGGCTCCGGGCCGCCCTCGGCCGGATGGGCTGA
- the rocD gene encoding ornithine--oxo-acid transaminase, translating to MIDDMLRTPEAIRDAERWTAHNYHPLPVVISSAEGSWLTDVDGRRYLDCLAGYSALNFGHRHPTLIAAAHAQLDRLTLTSRAFVHDQFADFCRELAELCGKDLVLPMNTGAEAVETGIKVARKWGYQVKGVAPGMANIVVAEGNFHGRTTTIVSFSTDEDARADFGPYTPGFTVVPYGDLAALSAAIDENTVAVLLEPIQGEQGVVVPPEGYLPGVRRVCTERNVLFVADEIQSGLGRTGQTFACDHEGVTPDMYLLGKALGGGIVPVSAVAANTDVLGVLRPGQHGSTFGGNPLACAVATEVVRLLATGEFQRRSTELGARLHAGLRSLVGRGLLAVRGRGLWAGLDIDPALMSGREACERLAERGVLAKDTHGSTIRLAPPLVITEEEIDHAVAQLAAVLAG from the coding sequence GTGATCGACGACATGCTGCGGACGCCGGAGGCGATCCGCGACGCGGAGCGGTGGACCGCGCACAACTACCACCCGCTGCCGGTGGTCATCTCCTCCGCCGAGGGCTCCTGGCTGACCGACGTGGACGGCCGCCGCTACCTCGACTGCCTGGCCGGCTACTCGGCGCTGAACTTCGGTCACCGGCACCCGACGCTGATCGCCGCCGCGCACGCCCAGCTCGACCGGCTGACCCTCACCAGTCGGGCGTTCGTCCACGACCAGTTCGCCGACTTCTGCCGCGAGCTGGCCGAGCTGTGCGGCAAGGACCTCGTGCTGCCGATGAACACCGGCGCCGAGGCCGTGGAGACCGGCATCAAGGTCGCCCGCAAGTGGGGCTACCAGGTCAAGGGCGTCGCCCCGGGAATGGCCAACATCGTGGTGGCCGAGGGGAACTTCCACGGCCGGACGACCACCATCGTCAGCTTCTCCACCGACGAGGACGCCCGGGCCGACTTCGGGCCGTACACCCCGGGCTTCACGGTGGTCCCCTACGGCGACCTGGCCGCGCTGAGCGCCGCCATCGACGAGAACACCGTCGCGGTGCTGCTCGAGCCCATCCAGGGCGAGCAGGGCGTCGTCGTGCCGCCGGAGGGCTACCTGCCGGGCGTACGCCGGGTATGCACGGAACGCAACGTGCTCTTCGTCGCCGACGAGATCCAGTCCGGCCTGGGCCGGACCGGGCAGACCTTCGCCTGCGACCACGAGGGCGTCACGCCCGACATGTATCTGCTGGGCAAGGCGCTCGGCGGCGGCATCGTGCCGGTCTCCGCGGTGGCCGCGAACACCGACGTGCTCGGCGTGCTCCGGCCGGGCCAGCACGGCTCCACGTTCGGCGGCAACCCGCTGGCCTGCGCCGTCGCGACCGAGGTCGTCCGGCTGCTGGCGACCGGCGAGTTCCAACGCCGCTCGACCGAGCTGGGCGCCCGGCTGCACGCCGGTCTGCGGTCACTGGTCGGCAGGGGCCTGCTCGCGGTGCGGGGCCGGGGCCTGTGGGCCGGCCTCGACATCGACCCGGCGCTGATGAGCGGCCGGGAGGCGTGCGAACGGCTCGCCGAGCGCGGGGTGCTCGCCAAGGACACCCACGGCTCCACCATCCGGCTCGCCCCGCCGCTGGTCATCACCGAGGAGGAGATCGACCACGCGGTCGCCCAGCTCGCCGCCGTGCTGGCCGGCTGA
- a CDS encoding FHA domain-containing protein, producing MRFEISKVLDAIEGRVSTDPSLARAVIDLAEVIRYQDLDGGRPASLLRLGMVIDALAREMEEDSVPVYAVVHRALLSDADLTSNERMVVRRWADDGLVEVLDNPGDRMLEVADLLGLPVLTRARADGLRGRYPWLVEQAGRVLAPVPGAGGPAFVAHVGGGHTPVAGDRSPAGAKLLSRRWRCAEPGCALFGGGGGGGAFADLARVVERSPAGQPPPTLRGGVPTCPRHGTRLGDAGPRPRSAVLAVRVGGLIRRRFVLTEDQSAVVGRAPEQAGGIVLGQWLNDEARRWISRSHVRFELRVGEVIVTDVSTNGSGIRPGGSMAEADRVPLAPQQSRVLAEGDMVELYPGVQIGRPDELPTGAPYTPTSVMAEAPTMAMRLPR from the coding sequence ATGAGATTCGAGATCAGCAAGGTGCTGGACGCCATCGAGGGCCGGGTCAGCACCGACCCGTCGCTGGCGCGGGCGGTCATCGACCTGGCGGAGGTGATCCGCTACCAGGACCTCGACGGCGGCCGGCCGGCCAGCCTGCTTCGCCTCGGCATGGTGATCGACGCCCTCGCCCGTGAGATGGAGGAGGACAGCGTCCCGGTCTACGCGGTGGTCCACCGGGCCCTGCTCTCCGACGCCGACCTCACCTCCAACGAGCGCATGGTCGTCCGCCGGTGGGCCGACGACGGGCTGGTCGAGGTGCTCGACAACCCGGGCGACCGGATGCTGGAGGTGGCGGACCTGCTCGGGCTGCCGGTGCTGACCCGGGCGCGGGCCGACGGCCTGCGCGGGCGCTACCCGTGGCTGGTCGAGCAGGCCGGCCGGGTGCTCGCCCCGGTGCCCGGCGCCGGCGGGCCGGCCTTCGTCGCCCACGTCGGCGGCGGGCACACGCCGGTCGCCGGTGACCGGTCGCCGGCCGGCGCGAAGCTGCTCTCCCGGCGGTGGCGCTGCGCCGAGCCCGGCTGCGCGCTCTTCGGCGGTGGCGGGGGCGGCGGGGCCTTCGCCGACCTGGCTCGGGTGGTGGAGCGCAGCCCCGCCGGACAGCCGCCGCCCACGCTGCGCGGCGGCGTGCCCACCTGCCCCCGGCACGGCACCCGGCTCGGCGACGCCGGTCCGCGACCGCGCAGCGCCGTACTCGCCGTGCGGGTGGGTGGGCTGATCCGCCGCCGCTTCGTGCTCACCGAGGACCAGTCGGCCGTCGTGGGCCGGGCGCCCGAACAGGCCGGCGGGATCGTCCTCGGGCAGTGGCTCAACGACGAGGCACGGCGCTGGATCAGCCGCAGCCACGTCCGGTTCGAGCTGCGGGTCGGCGAGGTGATCGTGACCGACGTCAGCACCAACGGCTCGGGCATCCGTCCGGGCGGGTCGATGGCGGAGGCCGACCGTGTCCCGTTGGCGCCGCAGCAGTCCCGGGTGCTGGCCGAGGGCGACATGGTGGAGCTCTACCCCGGGGTGCAGATCGGCCGGCCCGACGAGCTTCCCACCGGCGCCCCCTACACGCCGACCTCGGTCATGGCCGAGGCCCCCACGATGGCGATGCGCCTGCCCCGCTGA
- a CDS encoding 4a-hydroxytetrahydrobiopterin dehydratase: protein MADVLTAEAVRDELGGLAGWSGDPAGITRTVELADFPEAIAVVDRVAVAAEEMDHHPDIDIRWRTLTFRCVTHSVGGVTRRDLELARRIDDIVGSVG, encoded by the coding sequence ATGGCAGACGTGCTCACCGCCGAGGCGGTGCGAGACGAGCTGGGTGGCCTGGCGGGCTGGTCGGGAGACCCCGCGGGGATCACCCGCACCGTGGAGCTGGCCGACTTCCCGGAGGCCATCGCGGTGGTCGACCGGGTCGCGGTGGCGGCGGAGGAGATGGACCACCACCCTGACATCGACATCCGCTGGCGCACCCTGACCTTCCGTTGCGTCACGCACTCGGTGGGCGGGGTCACCCGGCGTGACCTGGAACTGGCTCGGCGGATCGACGACATCGTGGGGAGCGTCGGATGA
- a CDS encoding fatty acid desaturase family protein — MVLGAVAEPPVRRGSDYAQLSRRISGAGLLERRPGRYVTRIALTLGVFAAGWAAVGLVGDSWAQLLVAVFLAVATTQVAFLGHDAGHRQMFRRRGPSEAIGLLTGNLAVGLSYGWWVDKHNRHHANPNHEDEDPDVGAGALVWTYEQAAATRGFGRRLARRQAWLFFPMLLLEGFALHVASVQAIVGRDSDGRFRTPMRHRRVEALLLVLHAVGYLGALLLVMSPLKALLFVAVHQGLWGLYMGCSFAPNHKGMPMPTADDDLDFLRKQVLTARNVRGGRLVDVALGGLNYQIEHHLFPNMPRANLRRARPIVRAYCAEQGIPYAETGLVESYRQALAHLHEVGRPLRG; from the coding sequence ATGGTGCTCGGAGCGGTGGCGGAACCGCCGGTACGGCGGGGCAGTGACTACGCGCAGTTGTCCCGGCGGATCAGCGGGGCGGGGCTGCTGGAGCGGCGTCCGGGGCGGTACGTGACCCGCATCGCGCTCACGCTGGGCGTCTTCGCGGCGGGCTGGGCGGCGGTCGGCCTGGTCGGCGACTCGTGGGCGCAGCTGCTGGTGGCCGTCTTCCTGGCCGTCGCCACCACCCAGGTCGCGTTCCTCGGTCACGACGCCGGGCACCGGCAGATGTTCCGGCGGCGGGGGCCGAGCGAGGCCATCGGCCTGCTCACCGGCAACCTGGCGGTCGGGCTCAGCTACGGCTGGTGGGTCGACAAGCACAACCGGCACCACGCCAACCCCAATCACGAGGACGAGGATCCCGACGTCGGGGCCGGCGCGCTGGTCTGGACGTACGAGCAGGCCGCCGCGACGCGCGGCTTCGGCCGCCGGCTGGCCCGCCGGCAGGCGTGGCTGTTCTTCCCGATGCTGCTGCTGGAGGGGTTCGCCCTGCACGTGGCGAGCGTGCAGGCGATCGTGGGGCGGGACTCCGACGGCCGGTTCCGCACCCCGATGCGGCACCGCCGGGTGGAGGCGCTGCTGCTGGTCCTGCACGCCGTGGGCTACCTCGGCGCGCTGCTGCTGGTGATGTCGCCGCTGAAGGCGCTGCTCTTCGTCGCCGTCCACCAGGGGCTGTGGGGGCTCTACATGGGCTGCTCGTTCGCCCCCAACCACAAGGGCATGCCGATGCCCACCGCCGACGACGACCTCGACTTCCTGCGCAAGCAGGTGCTCACCGCCCGCAACGTGCGGGGCGGCCGGCTCGTCGACGTGGCACTGGGCGGGCTCAACTACCAGATCGAGCACCACCTGTTCCCCAACATGCCCCGGGCCAACCTGCGCCGGGCCCGGCCGATCGTCCGCGCCTACTGCGCCGAGCAGGGCATCCCGTACGCCGAGACGGGGCTGGTCGAGTCGTACCGCCAGGCGCTCGCACACCTGCACGAGGTGGGCCGGCCGCTGCGCGGCTGA
- a CDS encoding patatin-like phospholipase family protein, with product MSRGPVAFVLGGGGVLGAVEVGMLRALFRAGIRPDVVLGTSIGAVNGALVAAEPSEAVTDRLVRLWASPEASEVYGDSVARQLRRFAARTHLHSPRPLRKLLEAELGAETTFADLQVPFRCCAANIERAAEHWFDSGPLVPAVLASASVPGLLPPARIDEQHYIDGGIVNSIPIGEAVAVGATRIFVLQVGRIERELSPPRRPWEIAQVAFEIARRHRFAREMAALPDGVEVHVLPTGGLEPRDDTPWAYRDMAAVGRRISRAYTASRRYLATQLEH from the coding sequence ATGTCGCGGGGACCGGTGGCGTTCGTGCTCGGGGGCGGGGGAGTCCTCGGCGCGGTCGAGGTGGGCATGCTGCGGGCGCTGTTCCGGGCCGGCATCCGGCCCGACGTGGTGCTCGGCACCTCGATCGGGGCGGTCAACGGCGCGCTGGTCGCCGCCGAACCGTCCGAGGCGGTCACCGACCGGCTGGTCCGGCTCTGGGCCTCGCCGGAGGCGAGCGAGGTGTACGGCGACTCGGTGGCCCGCCAACTGCGCCGGTTCGCCGCCCGTACCCACCTGCACTCGCCCCGGCCGCTGCGCAAGCTGCTGGAGGCCGAGCTGGGCGCGGAGACCACCTTCGCCGACCTCCAGGTGCCCTTCCGCTGCTGCGCGGCCAACATCGAGCGGGCCGCCGAGCACTGGTTCGACAGTGGACCGCTGGTGCCAGCCGTGCTCGCGTCCGCCTCGGTGCCGGGGCTGCTGCCGCCCGCCCGCATCGACGAGCAGCACTACATCGACGGCGGCATCGTGAACTCCATCCCGATCGGCGAGGCGGTCGCGGTGGGCGCCACGCGGATCTTCGTACTCCAGGTGGGCCGGATCGAACGGGAGCTGAGCCCGCCCCGGCGGCCCTGGGAGATCGCCCAGGTCGCGTTCGAGATCGCCCGGCGGCACCGGTTCGCCCGGGAGATGGCGGCCCTGCCCGACGGGGTGGAGGTGCACGTGCTGCCCACCGGGGGGTTGGAGCCGCGCGACGACACGCCGTGGGCCTACCGGGACATGGCGGCCGTGGGGCGTCGGATCAGCCGCGCCTACACGGCCTCCCGGCGCTACCTGGCGACGCAGTTGGAGCACTGA
- the cutA gene encoding divalent-cation tolerance protein CutA, producing MDQICVVTTVVDARSVADVMAAAAVAGRLAACAQVGGQVDSTYWWREGVETSTEWSVQFKTAPDRAAALVEQIRASHPYEVPEILVTRVDSGDPGYATWVHEHTRP from the coding sequence GTGGACCAGATCTGCGTGGTGACGACGGTGGTGGACGCCCGCTCGGTCGCCGACGTGATGGCGGCGGCGGCCGTCGCGGGTCGGCTGGCGGCCTGCGCACAGGTGGGCGGCCAGGTGGACAGCACCTACTGGTGGCGTGAGGGGGTGGAGACCAGCACCGAGTGGTCGGTGCAGTTCAAGACCGCGCCCGACCGGGCCGCCGCGTTGGTGGAGCAGATCCGGGCCAGCCACCCGTACGAGGTGCCGGAGATCCTGGTCACCCGGGTGGACAGCGGCGACCCCGGCTACGCCACCTGGGTGCACGAGCACACCCGGCCCTGA
- a CDS encoding 1-acyl-sn-glycerol-3-phosphate acyltransferase, which yields MPLPPRWARRLFLAPGVVLLAFLVVTTLPVWALLAAAVSPLVPGRLRPLRLLWLGCVYLVWDAAALLALFLLWVASGFGWQVRSPGFQRAHYVLAGWFLRVLFWQARWALHLNIDVVGTDPDTALPGRPELVLCRHAGPGDSFILIHALVNWFNREPRIVLKDSLQWDPAVDVLLNRLPSRFLAPGPEGRGSVTEQIGHLAQGLDDDDAFVIFPEGGNFTPGRRLRAIDRLRGLGLERMARRAERLRHVLAPQPGGLLAALDAAPDAGVIFVAHTGLDRMLTVGDVWRELPMDKRIIMRFWSVPPEEVPVGRQERIDWLFDWWARIDEWIAANRDGAA from the coding sequence ATGCCCCTGCCGCCGCGGTGGGCACGCCGACTGTTCCTGGCCCCCGGCGTGGTGCTGCTCGCCTTCCTGGTGGTGACGACCCTGCCGGTCTGGGCGCTGCTCGCGGCGGCCGTGTCGCCGCTGGTCCCGGGCCGGCTGCGCCCGCTGCGCCTGCTCTGGCTCGGCTGCGTCTACCTGGTCTGGGACGCGGCGGCGCTGCTCGCGCTCTTCCTGCTCTGGGTGGCCTCCGGCTTCGGCTGGCAGGTCCGGTCGCCGGGCTTCCAGCGGGCCCACTACGTGCTCGCCGGCTGGTTCCTGCGGGTGCTCTTCTGGCAGGCCCGCTGGGCGCTGCACCTGAACATCGACGTGGTGGGCACCGACCCCGACACGGCACTGCCCGGCCGGCCCGAGCTGGTGCTCTGCCGGCACGCCGGCCCCGGCGACTCGTTCATCCTGATCCACGCCCTGGTCAACTGGTTCAACCGCGAGCCGCGGATCGTGCTGAAGGACAGCCTCCAGTGGGATCCGGCGGTCGACGTGTTGCTCAACCGGCTGCCCAGCCGCTTCCTCGCGCCGGGCCCGGAGGGCCGGGGATCGGTGACCGAGCAGATCGGGCACCTGGCGCAGGGCCTGGACGACGACGACGCCTTCGTGATCTTTCCGGAGGGCGGCAACTTCACCCCCGGCCGCCGGCTGCGGGCCATCGACCGCCTGCGCGGCCTCGGCCTGGAGCGGATGGCGCGGCGCGCGGAACGGCTGCGCCACGTGCTCGCCCCGCAGCCGGGCGGGCTGCTCGCGGCGCTGGACGCGGCCCCCGACGCAGGGGTGATCTTCGTGGCGCACACCGGCCTGGACCGGATGCTCACCGTCGGCGACGTGTGGCGGGAACTGCCCATGGACAAGCGGATCATCATGCGCTTCTGGTCGGTGCCGCCGGAGGAGGTGCCGGTCGGTCGGCAGGAGCGGATCGACTGGCTCTTCGACTGGTGGGCCCGGATCGACGAGTGGATCGCGGCCAATCGGGACGGTGCCGCGTAG